In Hasllibacter sp. MH4015, the following proteins share a genomic window:
- a CDS encoding M3 family oligoendopeptidase produces the protein MLHRSFRPIEAPRDAAAEAGGMPLGDLPEWDLSDLYAGEDAAELKRDLDWLEEACRSFAADYEGKLADLDAAGLLDCTLRYERIDVIAGRVMSFAGLRYYQKTTDGARAKFMSDMQDKITNFTTPLVFFSLEFNRIEDAHYDAMMAENADLGRYKPVFDRMRAMKPYQLSDELEKFLHDKSVVGASAWNKLFDEQIAGLSFEVDGEAMGIEATLNLLTDSDRDRREAGARALADKFAETAPLFARVHNTLAKEKEIHDRWRGLPSPQMGRHLSNHVEPEVVEALRNAVVAAYPRLSHRYYKLKAKWMGLDTLEVWDRNAPLPMEEDRLVGWDEAQRVVSEAYAAFDPRMEELARPFFTDGWIDAGVKEGKAPGAFAHPTVSEVHPYVMLNYLGKPRDVMTLAHELGHGVHQRLAAGQGELLSSTPLTLAETASVFGEMLTFRKMLAEAKDDAARKVMLAGKVEDMINTVVRQIAFYDFECKLHDARRAGELTVDDINALWMSVQGESLGPVFNFMDGYETFWAYIPHFVHSPFYVYAYAFGDGLVNALYAVYAEGAANGETGFEEKYFDMLKAGGSKHHKELLEPFGLDASDPAFWDKGLSMIEGFIDELEAMD, from the coding sequence ATGTTGCATCGCTCGTTCCGTCCAATCGAAGCCCCGCGTGACGCCGCCGCCGAAGCCGGGGGGATGCCCTTGGGGGACTTGCCGGAATGGGACCTCAGTGACCTGTATGCCGGGGAAGACGCGGCGGAGTTGAAGCGCGATCTGGATTGGCTGGAAGAGGCCTGCCGGTCCTTTGCGGCGGATTACGAGGGCAAATTGGCCGATCTGGATGCGGCGGGCCTTCTGGACTGTACGCTGCGCTATGAGAGGATCGACGTGATCGCCGGGCGCGTCATGTCCTTCGCGGGCCTGCGCTATTACCAGAAGACGACCGACGGTGCGCGGGCCAAGTTCATGTCCGACATGCAGGACAAGATCACGAATTTTACCACGCCGCTGGTGTTCTTCAGCCTGGAATTCAACCGGATCGAGGACGCGCATTATGATGCGATGATGGCAGAAAACGCCGACCTGGGCCGCTATAAGCCGGTCTTTGACCGGATGCGGGCGATGAAGCCGTACCAATTGTCGGACGAGTTGGAGAAGTTCCTGCACGACAAATCGGTCGTGGGGGCAAGCGCGTGGAACAAGCTGTTTGATGAGCAGATCGCGGGGCTGTCGTTCGAGGTCGATGGCGAGGCGATGGGGATCGAGGCGACGCTGAACCTGCTGACCGACAGCGATCGGGACCGGCGGGAAGCGGGCGCGCGGGCGCTGGCCGACAAGTTCGCGGAGACGGCGCCCTTATTCGCGCGGGTGCACAACACGCTTGCCAAGGAAAAGGAAATCCACGACCGCTGGCGCGGATTGCCGAGCCCGCAGATGGGCCGCCACCTGTCGAACCACGTGGAGCCGGAGGTGGTGGAGGCGCTGCGCAATGCGGTCGTCGCCGCCTATCCGCGCCTGAGCCACCGGTATTACAAGCTGAAGGCCAAGTGGATGGGCTTGGACACCCTGGAGGTCTGGGACCGCAACGCGCCCCTGCCGATGGAAGAGGATCGGCTGGTCGGCTGGGACGAGGCGCAGCGCGTCGTGTCAGAGGCCTATGCGGCTTTCGATCCCCGGATGGAGGAGCTGGCGCGGCCCTTCTTCACCGATGGCTGGATTGATGCGGGCGTGAAGGAGGGCAAGGCGCCCGGTGCCTTCGCGCATCCCACGGTCAGCGAGGTGCACCCTTACGTGATGCTCAACTACCTCGGCAAACCGCGTGACGTGATGACGCTGGCTCATGAGTTGGGGCATGGCGTGCATCAACGGCTGGCGGCAGGTCAGGGTGAGTTGCTGTCCTCCACCCCGCTGACGCTGGCCGAGACCGCGAGCGTGTTCGGGGAGATGTTGACCTTCCGCAAGATGCTGGCCGAGGCCAAGGATGACGCAGCGCGCAAGGTGATGCTGGCGGGCAAGGTGGAGGACATGATCAACACCGTCGTGCGCCAGATCGCGTTCTACGATTTCGAGTGCAAGCTGCATGACGCACGCCGTGCGGGGGAGTTGACGGTCGATGACATCAACGCGCTGTGGATGTCTGTGCAGGGCGAAAGCCTTGGCCCCGTGTTCAATTTCATGGACGGGTACGAGACCTTCTGGGCCTATATCCCGCATTTCGTGCATTCGCCCTTTTACGTCTACGCCTATGCGTTCGGCGACGGCCTCGTGAATGCTTTGTATGCGGTCTATGCCGAGGGGGCGGCCAATGGGGAAACCGGCTTCGAGGAGAAGTATTTCGACATGCTGAAGGCGGGCGGGTCGAAGCATCACAAGGAGCTTCTGGAACCCTTCGGCCTGGATGCCAGCGACCCGGCGTTCTGGGACAAGGGCCTGAGCATGATCGAAGGCTTCATCGACGAATTGGAAGCGATGGATTGA
- a CDS encoding GNAT family N-acetyltransferase, whose product MSRAVSLARILADDRARYADIAVLPEQEVYCGTVAEAFAENPARFDLHGIFEGDVPVGLFKIDRAYHYNIPICARDALGLRAFMIDHAHQGRGIATAAVRVMKAHLAAEYPDRPCVDLTVNHRNIAARACYLKGAFEDTGEDWLEGRAGPQDLLRMRLR is encoded by the coding sequence TTGAGCAGGGCCGTTTCCCTGGCCCGGATCTTGGCGGATGATCGGGCGCGCTACGCCGACATCGCCGTCTTGCCGGAGCAGGAGGTGTATTGCGGCACCGTGGCGGAGGCGTTTGCGGAGAACCCGGCGCGTTTCGACCTGCACGGGATTTTCGAGGGAGACGTCCCGGTGGGGCTGTTCAAGATCGACCGGGCGTATCACTACAACATCCCCATCTGCGCCAGGGATGCGCTGGGGCTGCGCGCCTTCATGATCGACCACGCGCATCAGGGCCGAGGGATTGCGACGGCGGCGGTCCGGGTGATGAAGGCCCATCTGGCGGCGGAATATCCTGACCGGCCTTGCGTGGACCTGACCGTCAACCACCGGAACATTGCGGCGCGGGCGTGCTATCTGAAAGGCGCGTTCGAGGATACGGGCGAAGATTGGCTGGAGGGACGCGCGGGGCCGCAGGATCTGCTGAGGATGCGCCTGAGATGA
- a CDS encoding M28 family metallopeptidase — protein sequence MMDRRMVLAGAAALAARPVWAQGDPIAALVDQVRPAMLEFVIQTLTAFPTRFTDHPDFPAVEAEMARIMSTEAAPARRQSFDMPSGKTRANIVAGDVMDPRGIILLGAHYDSISEAPLRRAPGANDNATGVAAMLMAYDVLTGAGLDKGVVAVAFAGEEQGFVGSSACARIATAEGWPVEMMINLDMLGWRPPDPATPMIVEYDMGNAVPGNDAAAAQFGRLMAEAAADYTTLTTTHTDIWGSDYMPFEAAGFPAVGLYDGGAESPRNHTTTDIAQALDMWRLHQATQIVVASVARYAGL from the coding sequence ATGATGGACCGGCGGATGGTTCTGGCGGGGGCAGCCGCGCTTGCCGCCCGACCGGTATGGGCGCAGGGCGATCCGATCGCGGCGCTGGTGGATCAGGTGCGGCCCGCCATGCTGGAATTCGTGATCCAGACCCTGACCGCTTTTCCGACCCGCTTCACGGACCATCCCGATTTTCCCGCCGTCGAGGCCGAGATGGCGCGGATCATGTCGACGGAGGCCGCCCCTGCGCGCCGACAGAGTTTTGACATGCCATCGGGCAAGACGCGCGCGAATATCGTGGCGGGCGATGTGATGGACCCGCGCGGGATCATCCTACTGGGCGCCCATTACGACAGCATCTCGGAAGCGCCGCTGAGGCGTGCGCCGGGGGCAAATGACAACGCGACCGGCGTGGCGGCGATGCTGATGGCCTATGACGTGCTGACGGGGGCGGGCCTGGACAAGGGCGTGGTGGCCGTGGCCTTCGCAGGAGAGGAGCAGGGCTTTGTCGGCTCAAGCGCCTGCGCGCGGATCGCGACGGCCGAGGGATGGCCGGTGGAGATGATGATCAACCTCGACATGTTGGGCTGGCGTCCGCCTGATCCGGCCACCCCGATGATCGTGGAATACGACATGGGCAACGCGGTACCGGGCAATGATGCGGCCGCCGCGCAATTCGGGCGATTGATGGCCGAAGCCGCCGCCGACTACACGACATTGACCACCACCCATACCGATATCTGGGGCAGCGATTACATGCCGTTCGAGGCGGCGGGGTTTCCGGCGGTCGGGCTTTACGACGGCGGGGCCGAAAGCCCGCGCAACCATACCACCACCGACATCGCGCAGGCCCTGGACATGTGGCGCCTTCACCAAGCCACGCAGATCGTCGTCGCGTCGGTCGCCCGCTACGCCGGGCTTTGA
- a CDS encoding DksA/TraR family C4-type zinc finger protein, with the protein MAGGWAKDGAVSEQIEASINDELARMRATKGPTGESLTHCADCDEPIPEARRKALPGVKLCIDCASDRDARPEMRGGINRRGSKDSQLK; encoded by the coding sequence ATGGCCGGCGGATGGGCGAAAGACGGTGCGGTAAGCGAGCAGATCGAAGCCTCCATCAACGATGAACTGGCCCGGATGCGCGCCACCAAGGGTCCGACGGGCGAAAGCCTCACCCATTGCGCCGATTGCGACGAACCGATCCCCGAGGCGCGGCGCAAGGCGCTCCCCGGTGTGAAGCTCTGCATCGACTGCGCCAGCGACCGCGATGCCCGGCCCGAGATGCGCGGCGGCATCAACCGGCGCGGCTCCAAGGATTCACAGCTGAAATAG
- a CDS encoding dipeptidase — MRSFGKWLGRFLLVCIAALVAFLIFAPGYVEAERNAVNWQGPYSVSDEAAALHETLVIGDWHADSLLWNRDLTERGNRGHVDVPRLLEGNVAVQVFTAVTKSPAGQNYHENSADAADNITLLAIGQLWPPRTWDSLVERALYQAERLHGFADASDGALRVITDAAGLEALLADRASGAAVVGGILGIEGAHALEGHMANLDRLEDAGYRLVGLHHFFDNELGGSLHGVGDRGLTDFGRAVVEEVVARGMILDLAHSSEQVAREVVEMTDIPLIVSHTGLRSACDAHRNFPDDLMRLIVENGADQGGGVIGIGYWADVTCDDSPDGVARVIMAAIDVLGVEHVSLGSDYDGSVTVGFDTSELAALTDALLRAGATEDEVRAVMGGNMMRVLRARLD, encoded by the coding sequence ATGCGCAGCTTCGGAAAATGGTTAGGACGTTTTTTGCTGGTCTGCATCGCGGCACTTGTCGCGTTCCTGATCTTCGCGCCGGGTTACGTCGAAGCGGAGCGGAATGCCGTGAACTGGCAAGGCCCCTATTCCGTGTCCGACGAGGCCGCCGCCCTGCATGAGACACTGGTCATCGGGGATTGGCACGCCGACAGCCTGCTGTGGAACCGCGACCTGACGGAGCGGGGCAATCGCGGCCATGTGGATGTGCCGCGCCTGTTGGAAGGCAACGTGGCCGTGCAGGTTTTCACCGCCGTCACGAAAAGCCCGGCGGGGCAGAATTACCACGAGAACTCGGCGGATGCGGCGGACAACATCACCCTTCTGGCCATCGGACAGCTTTGGCCACCGCGGACCTGGGACAGTCTGGTGGAGCGGGCGCTTTACCAGGCGGAGCGGTTGCACGGCTTTGCCGACGCCTCGGATGGGGCATTGAGGGTGATTACGGATGCGGCCGGGTTGGAGGCCCTGCTGGCGGACCGCGCGAGCGGCGCAGCGGTGGTCGGCGGGATCCTCGGGATCGAAGGGGCCCACGCGCTGGAGGGGCATATGGCGAACCTCGACCGGTTGGAGGACGCGGGCTATCGCCTGGTCGGGCTGCACCATTTCTTCGACAATGAACTGGGCGGGTCGCTTCACGGGGTGGGCGACCGGGGCCTGACCGATTTCGGACGCGCGGTCGTGGAGGAGGTCGTGGCGCGCGGCATGATCCTGGACCTTGCCCATTCCTCCGAACAGGTGGCGCGCGAGGTGGTGGAGATGACGGATATCCCCCTGATCGTCAGCCATACCGGCCTGCGGTCGGCCTGCGATGCCCACCGGAATTTCCCCGATGACCTGATGCGGTTGATCGTGGAGAACGGGGCCGATCAAGGCGGCGGCGTGATCGGGATCGGCTATTGGGCGGATGTGACCTGCGATGACAGCCCCGACGGGGTGGCGCGGGTGATCATGGCCGCGATTGACGTGCTTGGCGTCGAACACGTCTCTCTCGGGTCGGATTATGACGGGTCGGTCACGGTGGGGTTCGACACGTCCGAACTTGCCGCACTGACCGATGCCCTGTTGCGCGCGGGCGCAACGGAGGACGAGGTGCGGGCCGTAATGGGCGGAAACATGATGCGGGTCTTGCGAGCGCGGCTGGACTAG
- a CDS encoding CDGSH iron-sulfur domain-containing protein, which produces MSDAPKIAQKAPYPVKVEAGKTYFWCTCGQSGAQPFCDGSHQGSAFAPLKYTAEEDGTAFFCGCKATSNAPLCDGSHSTL; this is translated from the coding sequence ATGTCCGACGCCCCCAAGATCGCCCAGAAAGCCCCCTATCCCGTGAAGGTGGAGGCCGGAAAAACCTATTTCTGGTGTACCTGCGGCCAATCCGGCGCGCAGCCCTTTTGCGACGGGTCCCACCAGGGATCAGCGTTCGCGCCCCTGAAATACACCGCCGAGGAGGACGGCACTGCGTTCTTCTGCGGCTGCAAAGCGACGTCTAACGCGCCGCTTTGTGATGGGTCTCACAGCACGCTCTAG
- a CDS encoding DUF4389 domain-containing protein, whose product MARNDDANLDGRLNGEQPASDRDPLLQRLLYIVLIAVMLSLANTILTAVTVIQFIVMAASKGEPNERLADFGTDLGIWIAKATRYQTAASEVKPWPWTDLD is encoded by the coding sequence ATGGCCCGCAACGATGACGCCAATCTGGACGGCCGATTGAACGGCGAACAGCCCGCAAGTGACCGCGATCCGCTGCTGCAACGGTTGCTCTACATCGTTCTGATCGCCGTGATGCTCAGCCTTGCCAACACAATCCTGACCGCCGTGACCGTGATCCAGTTCATCGTCATGGCCGCCTCCAAGGGGGAACCGAACGAGAGGCTGGCCGATTTCGGCACCGATCTCGGCATCTGGATCGCCAAGGCCACGCGCTACCAGACCGCGGCGTCGGAGGTGAAGCCCTGGCCGTGGACCGACCTCGACTGA
- the rpoH gene encoding RNA polymerase sigma factor RpoH: MANYANLPAPTPEGGLNRYLQEIRKFPMLEQGEEYMLGKAWVEQGDTEAAHKMVTSHLRLAAKIAMGYRGYGLPQAEVIAEANVGLMQAVKKFDPEKGFRLATYAMWWIRAAIQEYVLRSWSLVKLGTTSAQKKLFFNLRKAKARIGALEEGDLRPENVERIANDLGVTETEVISMNRRLSGGDASLNAQIGSEDDGSAQWQDWLEDEDADQATDYAERDEFQARMSLMEEAMEVLNERERDILTQRRLQESPVTLEDLSSVYNVSRERIRQIEVRAFEKLQKRMREMARQQGMLATA, translated from the coding sequence ATGGCCAACTACGCAAATCTTCCCGCACCGACCCCGGAAGGCGGCCTGAACCGCTATCTCCAGGAAATCCGCAAGTTCCCGATGCTCGAACAGGGCGAGGAATACATGCTGGGTAAGGCCTGGGTCGAACAGGGCGACACCGAAGCCGCCCACAAAATGGTCACGTCACACCTGCGTCTCGCGGCGAAAATCGCCATGGGGTATCGCGGCTACGGCCTGCCCCAGGCCGAAGTGATTGCCGAGGCGAATGTGGGCCTGATGCAGGCGGTGAAGAAATTCGACCCCGAGAAGGGCTTCCGCCTTGCGACCTACGCGATGTGGTGGATCCGCGCCGCGATCCAGGAATATGTCCTGCGTTCGTGGTCGCTGGTGAAGCTTGGCACAACCTCTGCCCAGAAGAAGCTGTTCTTCAACCTGCGCAAGGCCAAGGCCCGCATCGGCGCGTTGGAGGAGGGTGACCTGCGCCCCGAAAACGTCGAGCGGATCGCCAACGATCTGGGCGTGACGGAGACGGAGGTGATCTCCATGAACCGGCGTCTGTCGGGCGGCGATGCCTCTCTCAACGCTCAGATCGGGTCCGAGGATGACGGCTCTGCCCAATGGCAGGATTGGCTGGAGGACGAGGATGCCGACCAGGCGACGGATTACGCGGAGCGCGATGAGTTTCAGGCCCGCATGTCCCTGATGGAAGAGGCGATGGAGGTCCTGAACGAACGGGAGCGGGACATCCTGACCCAGCGCCGTCTGCAGGAAAGCCCGGTGACGCTTGAGGATCTGTCGAGCGTCTACAATGTCAGCCGCGAACGCATCCGCCAGATCGAGGTGCGCGCGTTCGAGAAGTTGCAGAAACGGATGCGCGAAATGGCGCGGCAGCAGGGCATGCTCGCCACCGCCTGA
- a CDS encoding RluA family pseudouridine synthase has product MSGSTRIVSLTIGPDPESRLDKAVARAVPEGEAISRSRLAKLIPAGAVWVNGAPVTDPKAKVAEGDTVEIRVEEAVEVETRAEDIPLDILFEDADLIVVNKPADMVVHPAPGSPTGTLVNALLHHFGGELSGVGGEKRPGIVHRIDKDTSGILVVAKSDRAHHGLAAQFADHSMEREYLAICHGAPTPSDPRLRGTKGVSFEGPVLKITTQLARHKTDRQRQAVLFSGGRHAVTRVRVQEVIGTVALVSCRLETGRTHQIRVHMAHVGHALVGDQTYGGRRRVSDKTPGAAALNTFPRQALHAAVLGFKHPVSGDVLRFEAPLPEDLRALLTEITRNTR; this is encoded by the coding sequence ATGTCGGGCTCCACACGTATCGTTTCACTTACCATCGGCCCCGACCCGGAGTCGCGCCTTGATAAGGCAGTCGCCCGCGCCGTGCCAGAGGGCGAGGCGATCAGCCGGTCTCGCCTTGCCAAGCTGATCCCGGCGGGCGCGGTGTGGGTGAACGGCGCCCCCGTCACCGATCCGAAGGCGAAAGTGGCCGAGGGCGACACGGTGGAGATCCGCGTGGAGGAAGCGGTCGAGGTGGAGACACGGGCCGAGGATATTCCCCTCGATATCCTGTTCGAGGATGCCGACCTGATCGTGGTGAACAAACCGGCGGATATGGTGGTGCATCCGGCCCCCGGCTCCCCCACCGGCACGCTCGTCAACGCGCTGCTGCACCATTTCGGTGGGGAATTGTCGGGTGTGGGGGGCGAAAAGCGGCCCGGGATCGTGCATCGGATCGACAAGGACACGTCCGGCATCCTGGTCGTCGCCAAATCCGACCGCGCCCATCACGGGCTCGCCGCGCAATTCGCCGATCATTCGATGGAGCGGGAATACCTCGCCATCTGCCACGGTGCGCCGACGCCGTCCGATCCGCGCCTGCGCGGCACCAAGGGGGTCAGCTTCGAGGGGCCGGTCCTGAAGATCACGACGCAGCTGGCCCGCCACAAGACCGACCGGCAACGCCAGGCGGTGCTGTTTTCCGGCGGTCGCCACGCCGTCACGCGGGTACGGGTGCAGGAGGTGATCGGGACCGTCGCCCTGGTGTCGTGCCGGTTGGAGACCGGGCGCACCCATCAGATCCGGGTTCATATGGCCCATGTGGGCCACGCTTTGGTGGGCGATCAGACCTATGGCGGACGGCGGCGCGTCTCCGACAAGACCCCCGGCGCGGCGGCGCTCAACACGTTCCCGCGCCAGGCCCTCCACGCGGCGGTTCTGGGCTTCAAACACCCTGTCTCTGGCGATGTCCTTCGGTTCGAGGCCCCATTGCCGGAGGACCTGCGCGCGCTCCTGACCGAGATCACGCGGAATACACGGTAA
- a CDS encoding DUF6476 family protein has translation MADPAQEEDLPLPASLRFLKNLVTVLTGVMILGMVAVIVLLVVFLNQDRRPVLVHPDVFDIPAGVETVGYSVVNGYTIVIGDDGIIRVFASDTRNLVDEMDLNTR, from the coding sequence ATGGCCGATCCTGCCCAGGAAGAAGACCTCCCCCTACCCGCCTCGCTGCGGTTCCTCAAGAACCTCGTGACGGTGCTGACCGGTGTGATGATCCTCGGGATGGTGGCGGTGATCGTACTTCTGGTCGTGTTCCTCAACCAGGATCGCCGCCCGGTTCTGGTCCATCCGGACGTCTTCGACATTCCCGCCGGTGTCGAAACCGTGGGCTACAGCGTCGTCAACGGCTACACGATCGTGATCGGCGATGACGGCATCATCCGCGTCTTCGCCTCCGACACCCGCAACCTGGTCGACGAGATGGACCTCAACACGCGCTGA
- a CDS encoding N-acetyltransferase family protein: MEITFRDIEVGDVEWLIRAHAERYAEDDGFDDTFGPLVAGILEDFMAHRERPVERAWIACDGDRRLGSIFCVKGALPGVAKLRLFLLLPAARGKGLGRRMLDLCIEHARAQGFAALTLWTHESHAAACALYRKAGFVCVASRPVHSFGVDLVEQEWTLDLSR; encoded by the coding sequence TTGGAGATCACCTTCCGCGATATCGAGGTTGGGGACGTGGAATGGCTGATCCGCGCCCACGCGGAGCGCTACGCCGAGGATGACGGGTTTGACGACACGTTTGGGCCGCTTGTGGCGGGCATCCTAGAGGATTTCATGGCCCATCGGGAGCGGCCCGTGGAGCGCGCCTGGATCGCGTGCGACGGCGACAGGCGTCTTGGGTCCATCTTCTGCGTGAAGGGCGCTCTGCCGGGTGTGGCCAAGCTGCGCCTGTTCCTGCTTCTGCCTGCCGCGCGCGGCAAGGGATTGGGGCGCCGGATGCTGGATCTGTGCATCGAGCACGCCCGTGCGCAGGGGTTCGCGGCGCTCACGCTCTGGACCCACGAGAGCCACGCGGCGGCCTGCGCGCTCTACCGAAAGGCCGGGTTTGTCTGCGTCGCGTCGCGGCCCGTCCACTCTTTTGGGGTGGATCTGGTGGAGCAGGAATGGACGCTCGACTTGTCGCGTTGA
- a CDS encoding DUF6324 family protein, producing MGINSENDISADMQIGPTTLGMVRIYIAGDGIDLPMDFEPEEAEDIAEELRAAAAAARKAGKKR from the coding sequence ATGGGGATCAACAGCGAAAACGACATCTCGGCGGATATGCAAATCGGTCCGACGACGCTTGGCATGGTCCGCATCTACATCGCGGGTGACGGGATCGACCTGCCGATGGATTTCGAGCCGGAAGAGGCCGAGGATATCGCCGAGGAGCTCCGCGCCGCCGCCGCCGCCGCGCGCAAGGCCGGCAAGAAACGCTAG
- a CDS encoding MmcB family DNA repair protein, whose protein sequence is MRDDATDPVLMPGQLLARGVCRHLRAHDFVTLEEFTPERGKRLDVMAMGPKGELWVVECKSSRVDFTSDAKWEGYLEWGDRYFWAVDADFPTELLPDGTGLIIADAYDAEILRMGPETKLAGARRKAVTQKFARHAAMRLHGFRDPAAVFEF, encoded by the coding sequence ATGCGTGACGATGCCACCGATCCCGTCCTGATGCCCGGCCAGTTGCTGGCGCGCGGCGTGTGCCGCCATCTGCGCGCCCATGATTTCGTCACGCTGGAAGAATTCACGCCCGAACGGGGCAAACGGCTCGACGTGATGGCCATGGGGCCGAAAGGCGAATTGTGGGTGGTGGAGTGCAAATCCTCCCGCGTGGACTTCACCTCCGATGCGAAATGGGAGGGCTATCTGGAATGGGGCGACCGCTATTTTTGGGCGGTGGATGCGGATTTCCCGACGGAACTGCTGCCCGACGGGACCGGCCTGATCATCGCGGATGCCTATGACGCGGAAATCCTGCGCATGGGGCCGGAGACGAAGCTGGCCGGGGCGCGGCGCAAGGCGGTGACGCAGAAATTCGCGCGCCACGCGGCGATGCGCCTGCACGGGTTCCGCGATCCGGCGGCGGTGTTCGAGTTTTGA
- a CDS encoding helix-turn-helix transcriptional regulator produces the protein MSGAQPVFRALSDPTRRDILMMLRGKDMTIAEVAQHYDMTRAAVKKHLNVLSDGGLIRVEARGRERINSLNPEAMAPIRDWLGIFDQFWDEKLSALKTAVEKDSAP, from the coding sequence ATGAGCGGCGCGCAGCCCGTTTTCCGCGCCCTGTCGGACCCGACCCGGCGCGACATCCTGATGATGTTACGCGGCAAGGACATGACCATCGCAGAGGTCGCGCAGCACTACGACATGACCCGCGCGGCGGTGAAAAAGCACCTCAATGTATTGAGCGATGGTGGCCTGATCCGGGTGGAGGCGCGGGGGCGGGAGCGCATCAACAGCCTCAACCCCGAGGCGATGGCACCCATCCGCGACTGGCTGGGGATCTTCGATCAATTCTGGGACGAGAAGCTCTCCGCCCTCAAAACCGCCGTCGAAAAGGACTCCGCACCATGA
- a CDS encoding SRPBCC domain-containing protein has translation MSTHAIEKTLILAAPPAEVWAHLTDPDKLAVWFHRPESSLATPGPFSMAGSDGAPLVWGEVRHAEAPNRLSMSFTARPMGGLMTEVTWTLTAVEAGTRLHLRHDGIPDGAEAFGLLTAFDAGWDDHLVRMRKAVADE, from the coding sequence ATGAGCACCCATGCCATCGAGAAGACCCTGATCCTTGCGGCCCCGCCCGCGGAGGTCTGGGCGCACCTGACCGATCCCGACAAGCTGGCCGTGTGGTTTCACCGGCCCGAAAGTAGCCTTGCCACGCCCGGTCCCTTCTCCATGGCCGGATCGGACGGCGCGCCGCTTGTCTGGGGCGAGGTGCGGCACGCCGAGGCCCCCAACCGCCTGTCGATGAGCTTCACCGCGCGTCCCATGGGCGGTTTGATGACGGAGGTGACGTGGACGCTGACGGCGGTGGAGGCCGGCACGCGCCTGCATCTTCGTCACGACGGCATTCCGGACGGCGCGGAGGCCTTCGGTCTGCTTACCGCGTTCGATGCCGGATGGGACGATCACCTGGTCCGGATGCGCAAGGCGGTGGCAGACGAATAA
- the nusB gene encoding transcription antitermination factor NusB encodes MSETKPKGPSREEKRQMKSAARLYAVQALFQMEHSSQTLDAVRAEFETHRFGAIYDGDEMAEGDVNVFRALLEGAVERQGVIDQMTDRALVAKWPIDRIDPTLRALFRAAGAELTAGKTPPKVVIVEFVDVARAFFPDGKEPKFVNAVLDHMAREARPEAFEA; translated from the coding sequence ATGAGTGAGACCAAGCCCAAGGGCCCGTCGCGCGAGGAAAAGCGTCAGATGAAATCCGCGGCTCGGCTTTACGCGGTGCAGGCCCTGTTCCAGATGGAGCATTCCAGCCAGACGCTCGATGCCGTGCGCGCGGAGTTCGAGACCCATCGCTTCGGCGCGATCTATGACGGCGACGAAATGGCCGAGGGCGACGTGAATGTCTTCCGCGCGCTTCTGGAAGGGGCGGTGGAGCGGCAGGGTGTGATCGACCAGATGACGGACCGCGCGCTGGTGGCGAAGTGGCCCATCGACCGGATCGACCCAACGCTGCGCGCCCTGTTCCGGGCCGCGGGGGCGGAGCTGACGGCGGGCAAAACGCCGCCCAAGGTCGTGATCGTGGAATTCGTCGACGTGGCGCGTGCGTTCTTTCCCGATGGGAAGGAGCCGAAATTCGTGAACGCGGTTCTGGATCACATGGCGCGCGAGGCCCGGCCCGAGGCGTTCGAGGCCTGA